A window of Bacillus toyonensis BCT-7112 genomic DNA:
GGGGAATTTTCATAAAGGGTGATGAACTTTTCTTTTATGATTTGCTGTTTTTGAAAAGATAGTGCTTCGTATTCAGCAGCAGTTGTTTCAAGTCCGTGAGCGATTGTCACATTACGTCCGAGGAAAAATCGGTACAGCTTATTACAGTGATTTCCAGGAGCGTAATAAGCCTCTTTTTTATGTATGACAAGTTCCCATACAAGTTCAATCATATGTAATGAATGAGGGCCACGGTCTGTAATATCACCAACGAATGCCAGCTTTCGCTCGTCGGGATGAACTGGCATTCCACTATTCCATTTATATCCTAGTTTCGTCGTTAAGTTTTGAAACTCTTGGAAGCAGCCATGAATGTCACCTATAATGTCATATTTCATATGTAAACCTCCATCCTATTTTTCATTAGTATAACTAAAAAAGGATAGAGATAAAAATATCGTTTTTTGCACGATTTATTTAAACATAAAAACTTTCGTTCGTGAGCGAACGTTTAAAATAAATCCAATTGCAATCATGTATGTAAGCAACGAACTTCCTCCGTAGCTCATAAGGGGTAATGTGATTCCTGTAATAGGTAGTAATCCGATTGTCATCCCGATATTTTGAAATACTTGAAAAGTAAACATTCCGATTGTACCAGCGCAGATGTAACTACCGAAAGGGTCATTACTTTCTAAAGCGATATGAATCATGCGGAAAATAAGTAGGAAAAAAAGTGCAATAATGACACTTGCGCCTAAAAATCCGAATTGCTCAGCGACATTAGTGAAAATAAAATCTGTATGTGGTTCTGGAAAGTATACTTGTCCATTTTCCCAACCTTTTCCTTGCATTTCTCCTGATCCAGTAGCTAAAAAAGCTTGTCTTAATTGATAGCCTTGCGCGTCATATTCGTAAGGGGCCAGCCAACCATAGAAGCGGTTTAATTGGTATTCTTTTAAGATATACTCCTTAAAGAATTCTGTATGAGCAATATAAATATACGTTAAGGTAACACCTGCTGTGAAAATAACGGAGACTAATCCGAAAATAAAGCGCCAACGTATACCGGAAACTAGTATCATTGCTGCCAGCATCGCTGAAATTACCATTGTGTTTCCTAAATCAGGTTCTTTTGCAATAAGTAGTAGCGGTGGCAAACTCGTTGCGAATATTTTTCCGAGTAAGATAAAATCTTCACGAGGTGTTCGAAAAAAATATTTTTCGTTATGATTAGCTATAATTCGTCCAATGACGATAATTAAAAATAATTTCATAATTTCTGAAGGTTGAAAATTTCCGATGCCTGGGAGCCTGTACCAAGCGGTAGCCCCTTTAATTGTAACGGCACCTGGAACCTGAAGTTCTAGCCCGATAAGTAATATCATTGCAAAGCTATATAAATACCAAGCAATTTTTTGATACCGATCGAAATCGATAATCATAATAACACTAATAGCGACAAATCCAATGAAGTACCATTGTATTTGCTTGAGTGCAAAATTTACATTTTGTAAAAATGGTGGTAAAGAGGTTTGCGCACTTGCAATAGCAAAGCAACTAACAGTCCCAATGGCAAATAAAATGAATAGTAATACGTAGTCTATTTGATATTGAGAATTCGTATCTTTCACTGTATGTAATCCTTTCTATCGCCTAGTAAATATGTTGATGACGTCATTCTAAAAGTAATATAAGCAGACTGTCCATACATTTATTCCACTATTTATGTAAAGTCATACATAATAGGGAGGAATAGCTCCTCCCTTATGCAAAGCTATCGTGGATTTAGCTCTTTTATAATTATATTTAAACAACGAGAAAGACGTATATGTGCATCTGGAATGAGATTGGGGTATTGTTTATAAAACTCGAATGCACCCATACACCACTCATAGGCTTTGAGCAGACTAGTTCTATAATCATTGAAATCTTGTAAGAAACCATACTTTTTTGAGGTTAAAACGAGATGTGAAAAATCTTCAGATCCTTCAAGTAATTTATGGTGTACTTGCTGTCCATCATGAAAGCGAAAGGAACTTAAAGGTTCAGTGATATAAAATGCATCACCTTTTGAAAGTAAACCCATCCAAGAGGCCATATCAACACTACAACAATAGTTCCTTTCATTTAGAGTACCAAAAGGTTCTGTTAATAGTCGCCTTCGAAAGAGTACAGTCGTAGGTTCACCAATAATATTCTGTCCAGATAAAAGCATATGGTTTCCAAAATCTATCCCACTTAGCAGGGTATCTTCGCTATACAATCTATTTACAGCGGGATGGTTTTCAATTATATCTCCATTTTCATCAATCCAAGTGCGATATGATGTAATAAGTGCGAGTTTTTGATTTAAGTCTTGTTGGAAATAGAACATCATTTTCTCAATTTTATTACTATGGAATAAGTCATCGTCCATTAAGAAGTTTATGTATTCGCCACTAGACTGTTCTAAGAGCATGAGGTCATTATGGAATTGTCCTAAAGTAGTACTATTCCGGATATATGTTATATGGGAATGGTTTGGTAAGTATTTTTCATTCATTAATTTTTCAGTTTCATCATTCGTACTATCGTCTCCTACAATAACTTCAATGTTTGGATAAGTTTGTGCCAAAGCACTTTCTAAAGCGATTTTGAAATAATGTGGTCTATTATAGGTGGGAATAAGGATGGAAACAAGAGGTAGATTTTTTTCATTTGTCATACGTAACTTCCTTTCAGAAGCTTTTTTTTGTAAGAACAATATCTTGATAACTCGTATATTCATGTCGGCCGCACCATAAACCATAGTGTGGTTTATTCATTACCTCTAAGCCATATTTATTCAATAAAGCGCAAATATCTGTTTCAGGATAAGCAACTGCGAAATTAGGAATATCTTTATTTACGACATAACAATTTTCAATTTGATGATAAAATCCTAACGTACTTAGTCCTGCATTTAAATAATAGGATGACTCAGGGTTTATTAAAAAGAACGTAATAAAACATCTCCCGTCTTTTTTTAATACACGTGCAATCTCAGATACGTAATGTTCTAATTCTGTTGGGAGAAGGTGCGTAAATACAGAAGTTAAAAAGATGAAATCGAATGTCGCGTCTTCATATGGAAACTTATAGTGAGAGGCATCTTCTTTTCCTTCTGGATTGTAAAATTGATTGTATATGTCAACGTGTTCAAAATGAAAATTATTACGGGTAGTTGTAATATTATTTTTACACCAAGTGATACCTTCTTTAAACAAATCAAATCCATAATACGCTCCATCATCAGTTAAGTAATTCATTAATGGAACAGCCATTCGGCCGACGCCGCAGCCTACATCTAATACTTTTTCGTTTGACTTTAAAGCCCCAATTTGAATGAAATGCTTTAGGAATTCTTTACCGACCTTTTCAAAATCGCCACCTACATATTGGACGAGTTCAGGAGGGGGGAGTAATTTTATTTCTTTTTCAAGTTCGCTCATAAATACACTCCTTCCTTGTAGTAAAAAGGCAAACCAATACGGTATCCATATTATCTCGATATTTACAGACGAATCTCACCTCAAAACGAAGAGTATGGGGAAATTAAAGTTTTATTTGATAGCGAAAGAGGATAAGATGTGACCGCTTATTACATACAAGGAGATTCCTAAAACGGTTCATGTATTCAAGTATTAGATTAATAGGAATGGAACCTCCTTATAATCAAAATTTCTCTTATTCTTTTCGCCAATATACACCAAAGATATCAATTTTAGTAATAGGAGCTTTTAAGTTTCTTTGATTTCTAAAGTCCGTCACAGCTTCTGCACAAGCTGGTAGTCCATAGTCATCAATAATAATATAGCCACCTGTTGAAACTTTATCGTATAAGTTCACGAGACCATCCATCGTAGATTCATACATATCCCCATCAAGTCGTGCAATTGCAATCTTTTCTATTGGTGCTGTTGGTAAAGTATCTTTAAACCAGCCTTTTAAAAATTTTACTTGATCATTTAATAAATCATATTTTCTAAAGTTTCCTTGTACTTGTTCTAAAGAAACACGTAAATAATCGAATGTGTGTAAATAATCACCGTAGTCTTTCGGATATTGTTCTAAATTCGGTGCTGGCAAACCTTCAAATGAATCTGCAACCCAAATATTGCGATCCGTAATGTTATTGGCTTGTAAAAAGCCATTCATAAAAATGCAAGAACCTCCGCGCCATACACCTGTTTCGATAAAATCTCCTTCTATATTTTCACGAACAACGGTTTCCATTGCCTCATGTAACTGATTCATACGTTCTCGGCCAATCATACTATGTGCTGCTCTTGGCCAATCCAGTCCATCATGACGTTCACTTTTTGAAACATCTGGCTTTACAATTTTTAAGTTATGATTTTCGGCATATTGCTTAATGAATAAAGGGAGTGGTACGGTAACTGGCTCGAATTGAAGTTCTTTTGATATATGTAGAGATGCAGGTAAGTACTCCTCATATTCTAACCATATTTCAAATAAAATTGTTTTCTTTAGCAATTCGAGATAAAGCTGAACAGCAGATTTATTTTCCATATTTATGCCTCCTGCAAAATGTCATACAACAATATGATTATGTAGATAGTAAAGATTTCATGATTGAATTCGAAATAGAAAAAGCAGTAAAACCAATATCAGTTTTACTGCTAAGTAAAAGATTAAGCGATTTTCTCAATAATAATAGATGCACTTGTACCAAGAGCTAGAGATAACCCAAGTCCTGTAACAACAGCTTCAACCATTGATGGAGTTATTGTAATTTGTGTAATTGCCTGGATAACGAGAGGCGCTCCAACTGAGATTAAGCTTGTGCCTGCACCTGGTACATTAACGCCATTAACTTGAATTGCAAGGCTACCTAATACACTTACTAATGCAGTATATGCGATAACAGTAATCTTGTAGAATCCAGTTTCACTTATGATGAAAGTATCAGCGTCCAATTGAGAAATTGCAGTACCAAACTGAGATCCAACCGTGTTAAACGGTACAGGATCATTAATTCCAAGAGCTAAAGAAACTGTAGCAGAGTTAAATGCATACAATCCTGCTGGAAGTCCTAATCCAGATGGCCCAGTAGGCCCAGTAGGTCCAGTTGGCCCAGTCGGCCCAGTAGGTCCAGTCGCACCAGTGGATCCAGATGGCCCAGTAGGTCCAGTTACGCCAGTACCTCCAGTCGGCCCAGTAGGTCCAGTTGCACCAGTACCTCCAGTCGGCCCAGTCGGCCCAGTAGGTCCAGTCGCGCCAGTTGTACCAGTGCCTCCAGTCGGCCCAGTAGGTCCAGTTGGCCCAGTAGGTCCAGTCGGCCCAGTAGGTCCAGTAGGTCCAGTAGGTCCAGTCGGCCCAGTTGGCCCGGTTGGAAGTGTAAACGGTGGTATTGGTGGTAAAGTTGGACCTACAAGATTAGGATCAAATGCACTAGCTGATAATGATTCATCAGGATTTAAGCCATCTGAATAATTATTATTTGACATAAATTCACCTCCATAAAGCTTTCATTATATAGTAGATGCAAAATCGCAAGAAAATGACACGGACATTTGAATTATTGAAAAGAAATCTAAAATAACTTGAACAATATAAAAATGTGGAAAGTTTCGCGTTTGTATAACATATGATTGAGTTGGAAGAAGGTGATTATATTGAACAAGCAAGGCATTACAATTAGTTTATGTATGATAGTCCGAGATGAGGAAAAGACAATAGCTCGATGTTTGGATGGGATTGAAGAAATTGTTGATGAAATTGTAGTAGTTGATACAGGTTCTGTTGATCGAACGAAAGAAATTGTAGAGAAATACACTCCTAATATATATGATTTCCAGTGGATTGATGATTTTTCGGCGGCTAGAAATTTTGCTTTTTCAAAAGCGACGCAACAGTATATATTATGGCTAGATGCAGATGACGTATTATTAGAAGATGCTCAAGAAGCATTGAAACAATTAAAGGGCCAATTAGATTCTAATGTGGATGCTGTTTCGATGCCTTATCACCTCGTAATGGACTCTAACGGGAAGCCTTTATATTGCACAAGAAGGTATCGACTTGTAAAGCGCGAAAAACAGTTTCAATGGTTTGGTAAAGTACATGAGTATTTAGCGGTTTCCGGTGAAATTTTTAATAGCAACATTGCTATTACACATAAAAAGGAAAAAGAAGTAACGGATCGTAATTTGAAAATTTTTCAAAATGCTGTAGCAGCTGGAGAAGAATTGAGTCCGAGAGATTTGTTTTATTATGCAAATGAATCTATGGATAATCAAAAATACAATGATGCGGTTCTTTTATATGAAACATTTCTGAATCAAGATGAAGGATGGTATGAAGAGAAAATCTATGCATGTGGTAAGTTAGGGGATTGTTATGCGAAGCTCGGACTGTGGGAGAAAGCAGTTGAGGCTTGTGCAAAATCGTTTCGGTACGATGTTCCTAGAGGAGAGAATTGTACAAGAATAGGATATATATATATGGATCAACAAAAGTATAATGAAGCGATATTTTGGTTTAAATTAGCAACGGAAGTGCCGCTGGCAAAGGATAGTCCGTTTCACAGTCCAGCTAGCTACACATGGCTTCCTTATTTACAAATGTGTATTTGCTACAGCAAGTTAGGGGAGCAAGACAAAGCTTATTATTACAATGAATTAGCAGCTTCTTATGTTCCGAATAATGCTGCAATCGAGTATAACCGTAAATATTTTCGAGGTGTTTTTGATAAACAATATAAGGTGTAATGCATGCTATTTTTAGGAAATAACTTGTCACGATTCTAATAATGATAGATTGGCTATATATTAGAGTATCGGCAGGGATGGTATTGGTTATAAAGTGTATTTTGTTCATATGAGATGTATATTTCAAATTCAATTTACATAAGGAGTGTGTGAAATGAATCGGGAAAAAAGTTCTTTATATGAAGAAAAATCTGATTTTTATTATAATGCAGCGAATCCAAATTTATTGAAGCATATAAAAAAGGAATGGAAAGAAGTTCTTGATATTGGTTGCTCGAGCGGTGCATTAGGAGCGGCTATAAAAGAAAATGGTACACGTGTATCAGGAATTGAGGCATTTTCAGAAGCAGCGGAAAAAGCAAAAGAAAAGCTAGATCATGTTGTTTTAGGTGATATAGAGACAATGGATATGCCGTATGAGGAGGGCCAATTTGATTGCGTCATATTTGGTGACGTATTAGAGCATTTGTTTGATCCATGGGCTGTGGTAGAAAAAGTGAAACCATATATCAAACAAAATGGTGTGATTTTAGCTAGTATACCGAACGTTGCTCACATCTCGGTGTTAGCCCCCTTACTCGCTGGAAACTGGACGTATACAGAGTATGGTCTGTTAGATAAAACGCATATTCGTTTCTTTACTTTTAATGAAATGTTAAGACTGTTTTTAAAAGCTGGATATTCAATTAGTAAAGTAGATCGTGTATATGTTGATCATAAAATATATGAGCCACTTATTGAAGAGTTATATGGAATTTGTAAAAAGTATCGTCTTGGAAGTGGCTTCATGGCTGAGACGGTTGTATTTCAATATATTATTGAAGCAGAAAAATCACAATTATGAGTGCGGCAGACAAAACAATATTATTTGTTACATGTATAAATGATCGGAAATTGTATGCACAATGTGCGCGACATATATTGAAATTGGCAGTACCTCCTGGATATACTATACAATTCATGCCGATTCGAAATGCAAAAAGCATGACGAGCGGATACAATCAAGCCATTTCACATCCAGCAAAGTATAAAGTGTATTTACACCAAGATGTATTTATTATAAACGCAGCCTTTTTATACGGATTAATTCAATTATTTGAGGAACATGAACATCTTGGAATGATTGGGATGGTTGGATCGCAATATGTTCCTCCAACTGGTGTATGGAACGAAGGGCGTGGGATTGTCGGGAAAGTCATTGGTTATATGAACGATTTGTTTTATATGGCAAGTTTAGAGCAACCATTTCATGAATCAAAGACGTTTATTCCTGTTGAATGTATTGACGGTTTGTTAATGGCAACACAATATGATATCCCGTGGCGAGAAGACTTATTTGACGGATTTGACTTTTATGATGTATCTCAATCATTTGAATTTAAAAAAGCAGGATATACAGTCGGTGTACCTGTACAGCGCGATGCTTGGTGTATTCATTATCATTTCGATGTGAATATGACAAACTATGAAAAATATAGAAAAGTATTTGTAGAAAACTATATGTCAGATGTGAATAAGGAAGAATAGAGGGGCTACAAAATGAAAGATCACACAATATTAGTCGTTGTTTGTGTAAATAATGAAAAGCTTTTCGAGCAATGCGAGAGGCAAATAAGAAACATTTTTGTTCCCCCTGGCTATGCTGTGCAAATTTTCCCGATACGAGATGCAAAAAGTATGGCAAGTGCATATAACCGTGCTCTTTCATTTCCAGCAAAGTATAAAGTATATATACATCAAGACACGTACCTTATTAATCGTGATATGTTTTATAATCTTATTTCTCTTTTTAAAGAAAATGAAAAACTTGGTTTAATTGGAGTCGCTGGTGCTCAGTTTTTACCGAGTAACGGGATATGGTGGGAAGGGAAAAATTTAGTGGGGAAAGTGATTGAGTATAGAAGACGGAATTATCAATTATTAAATTTAGATCAAGGGTTTTATGGAAATCAATCTTTTATGTCAGTGCAGGCAATCGATGGTTTACTCATGGCAACACAGTATGATATTCCGTGGCGAGAAGATTTATTTCAAGGATTCCACTTTTATGACGTTTCACAGTCTTTAGAGTTTCAAAAGGCTGGCTATCTAATTGGCATCCCTAATCAAGCAAATTTATGGTGTATTCATTATAACGGAGATGAGTTTGATGCCGATACATACGAGAAGTATCGGAAAGTGTTTGTAGAACAGTATAAAGATATACTATCTCCATCATAAGGGAGAGATGTAGGATGAAAGGGATTATTTTAGCGGGCGGAACTGGATCGAGACTATATCCAATTACGAAAGTCACGAATAAACATTTGCTTCCTGTTGGACGGTATCCAATGATTTATCATGCAGTATATAAGCTAAAACAATGCGGGATTACAGATGTTATGATAATTACAGGTAAAGAGCATATGGGAGATGTTGTTAGCTTTTTAGGAAGTGGCCACGAATTTGGCGTGTCTTTTACGTATCGGGTGCAAGATAAAGCGGGCGGGATTGCACAAGCTTTAGGTCTTTGTGAAGATTTCGTCGGAAATGATCGTATGGTAGTTATATTAGGAGATAATATTTTTTCAGATGATATTCATCCGTATGTTGAAGAGTTTACAAAGCAAAAAGAAGGTGCGAAAGTGCTATTGCAATCTGTAGAAGATCCTGAAAGGTTTGGTGTAGCGCATATTCAAAACCGAAAAATAATTGAAATTGAAGAAAAGCCGAAAGAGCCGAAAAGCTCTTATGCTGTTACGGGAATTTATTTGTATGATTCGAAAGTCTTTTCTTATATAAAAGAATTAAAACCTTCCGCAAGGGGAGAACTTGAAATTACAGATATAAATAATTGGTATTTAAAACGAGGAGTACTTACTTATAATGAAATGAGCGGTTGGTGGACGGATGCGGGAACTCATGCTTCTCTTCAAAGGGCGAATACGTTAGCACGGGATATGAACTTTGGGAAACAGTTTAACGGAGAATAGGTGAGAATATGAAAGTTGTAGAAACAAACTTTACCGATGCAAAATTGTTAGAACCGAGGTTATTTGGAGATGAGCGTGGCTTTTTTACTGAAAGTTATAATAAGAAGGTGCTAGAAACATTAGGGGTTACGTATTCATTTGTACAGGATAATGTTTCTTATTCAGCAGAAGCGGGAACAATTCGCGGATTACACTTTCAAAAAAATCCGAAAGCACAAACGAAACTTATTCAAGTTATGCAAGGAGCAATCTATGATGTTATCGTTGATTTGCGAAGAGATTCACCAACCTTTAAACAGTGGAGAGGATATATTTTAAGCGCAGATAACCACAGGCAATTATTAGTGCCAAAAGGATTTGCACATGGTTTTTGTACACTTGTCCCGCATACTATTGTTATGTATAAAGTAGATGAATATTATAGTGCTGATCATGACTCTGGTGTGCTTTGGAACGATAAAGAATTAGCGATTCCATGGCCAGTAACAAGTCCTATTTTGTCTGATAAAGATCGAATATTACCGTTACTTCAGGAATGTGAAGATAGCTTTTGAGTAGGAGAGTTGTTTATGAATATATTAGTAACAGGTGGGGCCGGATTTATTGGAAGTAACTTTGTCCATTACATGTTACAAAGCTATGAAACATATAAAATAATAAATTTCGATGCATTAACATATAGCGGGAATTTAAATAACGTAAAGTCTCTTCAAGATCATCCGAATTACTTTTTTGTAAAAGGGGAAATTCAAAATGGAGAGCTGCTGGAACATGTTATTAAGGAACGTGACGTGCAAGTAGTTGTAAATTTCGCAGCTGAATCACATGTAGATCGTAGCATTGAAGATCCGATCCCTTTTTATGATACAAACGTAATCGGGACAGTCACTTTATTAGAATTAGTGAAAAAGTATCCGCATATTAAGCTCGTACAAGTATCAACAGATGAAGTATATGGTTCTTTAGGGAAAACAGGAAAGTTTACTGAGGAAACCCCATTAGCTCCAAATAGTCCGTATTCTTCAAGTAAGGCGAGCGCGGACATGATAGCTTTATCTTATTATAAAACATATAAATTACCAGTTATAGTGACGCGTTGTTCCAATAACTATGGGCCGTATCAATATCCCGAAAAATTAATTCCATTAATGGTTACGAATGCGCTGGAAGGAAAAAAACTACCGTTATATGGTGATGGATTAAATGTAAGAGATTGGTTACATGTAAAGGATCATTGCAGTGCAATTGACATCGTTTTGCATAAGGGGCGTTTAGGAGAAGTATATAATATAGGCGGAAATAATGAAAAAACAAATGTAGATGTTGTGGAGCAAATTATTACTCTCTTAGGTAAAACAGAAAAAGATATTGAATTTGTTACAGATCGTTTAGGTCATGATCGTCGTTATGCAATTGATGCACACAAAATGAAGAATGAGTTTGATTGGGAACCGCAGTATACGTTTGAACAAGGGCTAAAAGAAACAGTGGAATGGTATGAAAATCATATAGAATGGTGGAAACCACTAAAAGAAAAGTAAGGGGCATGAAAATGAAAGAGCGGGTTATTATAACAGGAGCAAATGGTCAGTTAGGAAAGCAACTGCAAGAAGAGTTAAGTCCTGAAGAATATGACATATATCCTTTTGATAAAAAGTTACTAGATGTAACAAACATATCCCGAGTTCAACAAGTGGTACAAGAGATAAGACCACATATAATCATTCATTGTGCAGCTTATACGAAGGTGGACCGTGCTGAGAAAGAACAAGATCTTGCTTATTTAATAAATGCAATAGGAGCTCGAAATGTAGCGGTTGCTTCACAATTAGTAGGGGCTAAGTTAGTTTACATTAGTACCGATTATGTATTTCAGGGCGCAAGACCGGATGGGTATGGGGAATTTCATAATCCAGCGCCGATAAATATATACGGGGCCTCTAAGTATGCGGGGGAGCAGTTCGTCAAAGAGTTACATAATAAATATTTTATCGTTCGTACATCGTGGCTGTATGGTAAATATGGAAGTAATTTTGTGAAAACGATGATGCGATTAGGTAAAGAAAAAGATGAAATAACCGTTGTAGCGGATCAAATTGGCTCTCCTACGTACGTGGCAGATTTAAATATGATGGTTAATAAGCTCATTCACACTTCTTTATACGGTACATATCACGTATCCAATAGAGGATCATGTTCTTGGTTTGAATTTGCACAAAAAATATTTTCTTATGCAAATATGAATGTGAATGTATTACCTGTTTCAACGGAAGAATTCGGATCGGAGGCTGCGAGGCCGAAATATTCTATTTTTCAACATAATATGCTACGATTAAATGGTTTTTTACAAATGCCTTCTTGGGAAGAAGGATTAGAACGTTTTTTTATAGAAACAAAAAGTCATTAACAAATTTATGTTAATGACTTTTTTGTTTGCCTTTAAGCGGTTTTATGGTACTATAATTATAGTATCAGGTACTAATAACAAGTATAAGTATTTCTGGGAGGATATATCATGGAACTATTACAAGGGAAAACATTTGTTGTTATGGGCGTTGCGAACCAAAGAAGTATTGCATGGGGAATTGCTCGCTCTTTGCATAATGCAGGTGCAAAATTAATATTCACATATGCAGGAGAACGTTTAGAAAGAAATGTTCGTGAATTAGCGGACACATTAGAAGGACAAGAATCACTTGTATTACCTTGTGATGTAACGAATGATGAAGAACTTACAGCTTGCTTTGAAACGATTAAGCAAGAAGTTGGTACAATTCACGGTGTAGCACATTGTATTGCTTTTGCAAATCGTGATGATTTAAAAGGTGAATTTGTAGATACTTCTCGCGATGGATTTTTACTTGCACAAAATATTAGTGCATTCTCTTTAACAGCTGTAGCAAGAGAAGCGAAGAAAGTAATGACAGAAGGCGGAAATATTTTAACGTTAACATACCTTGGTGGTGAGCGCGTTGTGAAGAATTATAACGTTATGGGTGTTGCGAAAGCTTCATTAGAAGCGAGCGTAAAATATTTAGCAAACGATTTAGG
This region includes:
- a CDS encoding glycosyltransferase family protein yields the protein MKDHTILVVVCVNNEKLFEQCERQIRNIFVPPGYAVQIFPIRDAKSMASAYNRALSFPAKYKVYIHQDTYLINRDMFYNLISLFKENEKLGLIGVAGAQFLPSNGIWWEGKNLVGKVIEYRRRNYQLLNLDQGFYGNQSFMSVQAIDGLLMATQYDIPWREDLFQGFHFYDVSQSLEFQKAGYLIGIPNQANLWCIHYNGDEFDADTYEKYRKVFVEQYKDILSPS
- a CDS encoding sugar phosphate nucleotidyltransferase, which produces MKGIILAGGTGSRLYPITKVTNKHLLPVGRYPMIYHAVYKLKQCGITDVMIITGKEHMGDVVSFLGSGHEFGVSFTYRVQDKAGGIAQALGLCEDFVGNDRMVVILGDNIFSDDIHPYVEEFTKQKEGAKVLLQSVEDPERFGVAHIQNRKIIEIEEKPKEPKSSYAVTGIYLYDSKVFSYIKELKPSARGELEITDINNWYLKRGVLTYNEMSGWWTDAGTHASLQRANTLARDMNFGKQFNGE
- the rfbC gene encoding dTDP-4-dehydrorhamnose 3,5-epimerase, yielding MKVVETNFTDAKLLEPRLFGDERGFFTESYNKKVLETLGVTYSFVQDNVSYSAEAGTIRGLHFQKNPKAQTKLIQVMQGAIYDVIVDLRRDSPTFKQWRGYILSADNHRQLLVPKGFAHGFCTLVPHTIVMYKVDEYYSADHDSGVLWNDKELAIPWPVTSPILSDKDRILPLLQECEDSF
- the rfbB gene encoding dTDP-glucose 4,6-dehydratase; the encoded protein is MNILVTGGAGFIGSNFVHYMLQSYETYKIINFDALTYSGNLNNVKSLQDHPNYFFVKGEIQNGELLEHVIKERDVQVVVNFAAESHVDRSIEDPIPFYDTNVIGTVTLLELVKKYPHIKLVQVSTDEVYGSLGKTGKFTEETPLAPNSPYSSSKASADMIALSYYKTYKLPVIVTRCSNNYGPYQYPEKLIPLMVTNALEGKKLPLYGDGLNVRDWLHVKDHCSAIDIVLHKGRLGEVYNIGGNNEKTNVDVVEQIITLLGKTEKDIEFVTDRLGHDRRYAIDAHKMKNEFDWEPQYTFEQGLKETVEWYENHIEWWKPLKEK
- the rfbD gene encoding dTDP-4-dehydrorhamnose reductase, with amino-acid sequence MKERVIITGANGQLGKQLQEELSPEEYDIYPFDKKLLDVTNISRVQQVVQEIRPHIIIHCAAYTKVDRAEKEQDLAYLINAIGARNVAVASQLVGAKLVYISTDYVFQGARPDGYGEFHNPAPINIYGASKYAGEQFVKELHNKYFIVRTSWLYGKYGSNFVKTMMRLGKEKDEITVVADQIGSPTYVADLNMMVNKLIHTSLYGTYHVSNRGSCSWFEFAQKIFSYANMNVNVLPVSTEEFGSEAARPKYSIFQHNMLRLNGFLQMPSWEEGLERFFIETKSH
- the fabI gene encoding enoyl-ACP reductase FabI, whose amino-acid sequence is MELLQGKTFVVMGVANQRSIAWGIARSLHNAGAKLIFTYAGERLERNVRELADTLEGQESLVLPCDVTNDEELTACFETIKQEVGTIHGVAHCIAFANRDDLKGEFVDTSRDGFLLAQNISAFSLTAVAREAKKVMTEGGNILTLTYLGGERVVKNYNVMGVAKASLEASVKYLANDLGQHGIRVNAISAGPIRTLSAKGVGDFNSILREIEERAPLRRTTTPEEVGDTAVFLFSDLARGVTGENIHVDSGYHILG